From Desulfuromonas sp. KJ2020, one genomic window encodes:
- the tyrS gene encoding tyrosine--tRNA ligase: MNTVQEQMAVIRRGAVEILVETELEEKIRESIAKGVPLRIKAGFDPTAPDLHLGHTVLIQKLKQFQDLGHEVCFLIGDFTGMIGDPTGKNETRKPLTREQVLANAQTYREQVFKILDPEKTKVVFNSSWMGPMSAADLIGLAARYTVARMLERDDFHKRFNGQQPIAIHEFLYPLVQGYDSVALKADVELGGTDQKFNLLVGRELQKQEGQRPQSVLTMPLLEGLDGVNKMSKSLGNYIGITEPPREIYGKVMSISDELMVRYYELLSDVDLAGLQRVKDGVAGKDSGAHPMESKKALARELVARFHGQAPAEQAEVDFVQQFKQKEIPDDIPVVHMSSEGPVWICRLLVDAGLVASNGEARRMVKQGGVKLDGEKIADGDLEVQPKGELVLQAGKRRFARIVFGS; encoded by the coding sequence ATGAATACCGTCCAAGAACAGATGGCTGTCATTCGGCGCGGCGCCGTAGAAATACTGGTGGAGACAGAGCTGGAAGAGAAAATCCGGGAGTCGATCGCCAAGGGGGTGCCACTCCGAATCAAGGCCGGTTTTGACCCTACGGCCCCCGACCTTCACCTCGGCCATACTGTCCTGATTCAAAAGCTTAAACAGTTTCAGGACCTCGGTCATGAGGTCTGTTTTCTGATCGGGGATTTTACCGGCATGATTGGTGATCCGACCGGCAAGAATGAAACCCGCAAGCCCCTTACGCGAGAGCAGGTGCTGGCCAACGCTCAGACCTACCGCGAGCAGGTATTCAAAATTCTTGATCCTGAAAAAACCAAGGTGGTCTTTAACAGTTCCTGGATGGGGCCGATGTCCGCCGCCGATCTTATCGGCTTGGCTGCACGGTACACCGTGGCCCGTATGCTCGAACGCGACGACTTTCACAAACGCTTCAACGGGCAGCAGCCCATTGCCATTCATGAGTTTCTCTATCCCCTGGTGCAGGGGTACGATTCGGTGGCTCTTAAGGCCGATGTCGAGCTGGGGGGGACGGATCAGAAGTTCAACCTTCTGGTCGGCCGCGAACTGCAGAAGCAGGAAGGGCAGCGGCCTCAGTCCGTATTGACCATGCCGCTGCTCGAAGGACTTGACGGGGTCAACAAGATGAGTAAGTCGCTGGGCAACTATATCGGCATCACCGAGCCGCCCCGCGAAATCTATGGCAAGGTCATGAGCATCTCGGACGAACTTATGGTTCGCTACTATGAATTGCTGTCCGATGTGGATCTCGCCGGGCTGCAGCGGGTCAAGGATGGTGTCGCCGGCAAGGATTCCGGTGCTCATCCCATGGAAAGCAAAAAAGCGCTTGCCCGTGAACTGGTCGCGCGCTTCCATGGGCAGGCACCAGCCGAGCAGGCGGAGGTCGACTTTGTTCAGCAGTTCAAGCAGAAAGAAATTCCCGACGATATTCCTGTCGTTCACATGTCTTCCGAGGGGCCGGTTTGGATCTGCCGTCTGCTTGTCGATGCAGGGCTTGTTGCTTCCAATGGTGAGGCACGTCGGATGGTCAAGCAGGGAGGGGTGAAGCTGGACGGCGAGAAAATTGCCGATGGGGACCTCGAGGTGCAGCCGAAGGGGGA
- a CDS encoding TIGR00282 family metallophosphoesterase, producing MNILFVGDVVGRAGRQVLAQTLDRLVDHHQVDLVVVNGENAAAGFGLTAEIVREFFDLGVDVITTGNHIWDKKEIYDTLDREPALLRPANYPEGLPGRGVGVYSTSAGIKVGVINLEGRVFMKNLECPFREADRLIEQIASEARVILVDFHAEATSEKVALGHYLDGRVSAVVGTHTHVQTADEYIMSGGTAYMTDAGMTGSLDAVIGIRKELAIERFLTQLPVRFEVAKKDPVLCGVLFAIDEKTGRATRVLRIREDLASR from the coding sequence TTGAATATTCTTTTTGTTGGGGATGTCGTTGGTCGGGCGGGCCGTCAGGTGTTGGCCCAGACGCTGGATCGTCTGGTAGATCATCATCAGGTCGATCTGGTAGTCGTCAATGGCGAGAATGCGGCGGCCGGCTTTGGCCTGACTGCCGAGATTGTGAGGGAATTTTTTGATCTCGGGGTCGATGTCATCACCACGGGCAATCACATCTGGGACAAGAAGGAGATTTACGATACTCTCGACAGGGAACCTGCCCTTCTCCGACCGGCCAATTATCCGGAGGGTCTTCCCGGTCGCGGTGTGGGAGTATACTCCACCAGTGCCGGCATTAAGGTCGGCGTGATTAATCTGGAAGGGCGGGTTTTTATGAAAAACCTCGAGTGCCCCTTCCGGGAAGCTGACCGACTGATTGAACAGATTGCAAGTGAAGCCCGGGTCATTCTGGTCGACTTTCATGCGGAGGCCACCAGTGAAAAGGTGGCTCTCGGGCACTATCTCGATGGCCGGGTCTCTGCCGTTGTCGGCACGCATACGCATGTCCAGACGGCAGATGAATATATTATGTCCGGGGGCACGGCCTATATGACCGACGCCGGCATGACCGGGAGCCTGGATGCCGTTATCGGGATTCGCAAAGAGTTGGCGATTGAACGATTTCTCACCCAGTTGCCAGTCCGTTTCGAGGTTGCCAAAAAGGATCCTGTCTTATGCGGGGTGCTGTTCGCGATCGATGAAAAGACCGGCCGCGCGACACGAGTTCTCCGTATCCGGGAAGATCTGGCCTCTCGTTAA